The following are from one region of the Polynucleobacter sp. MWH-CaK5 genome:
- a CDS encoding energy transducer TonB, which produces MMSSQVTLNKFLNIDWQDWKKPIVYALLASFVLHAILLAFKWHAESEQERRLKTPLSVVLVNASSPVAPVNPKRLAQVNLNGGGELTEGQASALRRADPKLAEQLEKMQADQKRLLSQVQAGRENQASTLQGKSNLATSESNPLEAELAKRLQKQGQQPRRATVTATSAKSVVFAQYHDAMRRQIEAHGTTHFPRVGDKALYGSLVLMVSVDQRGRLSKEGVTVMKSSGNQELDRQAIAIIRSAAPFGRFTDAMRQQIDVLDWVSTFDFTRDGGEVKLDLKN; this is translated from the coding sequence ATGATGTCAAGCCAAGTAACGCTGAATAAGTTTTTAAACATCGATTGGCAAGATTGGAAAAAGCCAATTGTTTATGCACTGCTTGCTTCATTTGTATTGCATGCAATCCTATTGGCGTTCAAGTGGCACGCTGAATCAGAGCAAGAGCGACGCTTAAAAACCCCGTTGAGTGTTGTGTTGGTCAATGCCAGCAGTCCAGTAGCACCTGTCAATCCAAAGCGATTGGCTCAAGTTAATTTAAATGGTGGTGGTGAGTTAACTGAGGGGCAAGCAAGTGCTCTGCGTCGTGCCGATCCCAAGTTGGCCGAACAGTTAGAGAAAATGCAGGCTGATCAAAAACGATTGCTGTCACAGGTTCAGGCCGGGCGAGAAAATCAAGCCAGTACTTTGCAAGGTAAAAGTAATTTAGCAACATCAGAATCAAATCCACTTGAAGCAGAGTTGGCCAAGCGTTTACAAAAACAAGGTCAGCAACCAAGACGTGCCACAGTCACTGCCACCAGTGCCAAATCAGTGGTGTTTGCACAGTATCACGATGCCATGCGTCGTCAAATTGAGGCCCACGGCACAACTCACTTTCCAAGGGTTGGTGATAAAGCTTTATACGGCAGCTTGGTCTTGATGGTCAGTGTTGATCAACGTGGCAGACTCAGTAAAGAGGGTGTGACAGTGATGAAGTCTTCTGGTAATCAGGAGTTGGATCGCCAGGCGATCGCCATCATTCGATCTGCGGCCCCTTTTGGGCGATTCACGGATGCGATGAGGCAGCAAATAGATGTTTTGGATTGGGTATCAACCTTTGACTTCACCAGAGATGGCGGTGAAGTAAAGCTAGATTTGAAAAATTGA
- the aroE gene encoding shikimate dehydrogenase, which translates to MSQAMTDQVNPKDYPGKDAYAVIGNPIAHSKSPLIHEFFAKQTQQAIHYGRIFSGLDDFKKTTQEFFERGGKGLNVTIPFKLQAYELAQHKTPRAQSAQAANMLWVENGQLWCDNSDGEGLMRDLRRLLKQRSGAALNGINVLILGAGGAAQGVIEPLMGAGVASITVFNRTHEKAEALVKQFTGLAAQAKVHLKALPLVELKSGSYDLIINATATGLSNESPIAKDVLQAIIHPDTLAYDMVYGKETCFMQDAKALGIQAVDGLGMLVEQAALAFETWRQKDLEKTPLDINGAIAAVRASY; encoded by the coding sequence ATGAGCCAAGCAATGACTGATCAAGTGAACCCCAAGGATTACCCAGGCAAAGATGCCTACGCGGTGATTGGGAATCCTATTGCTCATAGTAAGTCACCATTGATCCATGAGTTTTTTGCAAAGCAAACTCAGCAAGCCATCCATTACGGTCGAATTTTTTCAGGGCTGGATGATTTTAAAAAAACAACCCAAGAATTTTTTGAGCGCGGTGGTAAGGGTTTGAATGTCACCATTCCGTTCAAGTTACAAGCCTATGAGTTAGCTCAACATAAAACGCCGCGTGCCCAGTCTGCACAAGCGGCGAACATGTTGTGGGTTGAAAACGGTCAATTATGGTGCGATAACTCTGATGGCGAAGGTTTGATGCGAGACTTGCGCCGCTTGTTGAAGCAGCGCTCTGGAGCTGCCTTGAATGGCATCAATGTTTTAATTTTAGGTGCTGGTGGAGCTGCGCAAGGGGTGATAGAGCCTTTGATGGGTGCTGGTGTTGCCAGCATCACCGTGTTTAATCGCACCCATGAAAAAGCTGAAGCGCTGGTCAAGCAATTCACGGGCTTGGCAGCTCAAGCCAAAGTTCATTTGAAGGCGCTGCCTTTGGTTGAGCTTAAGAGTGGCTCATATGATTTGATCATCAATGCAACTGCAACTGGCTTGAGTAACGAGTCACCAATTGCCAAAGATGTTTTGCAAGCCATCATTCATCCTGATACTTTGGCTTATGACATGGTTTACGGTAAAGAAACCTGTTTCATGCAAGATGCCAAAGCTCTGGGCATTCAGGCAGTCGATGGCTTGGGCATGCTGGTTGAGCAAGCGGCACTTGCTTTTGAAACTTGGCGTCAAAAAGATCTAGAGAAGACTCCCTTGGATATCAATGGCGCCATTGCTGCTGTGAGAGCCAGTTATTAA
- the mtgA gene encoding monofunctional biosynthetic peptidoglycan transglycosylase: MKYLRYFIIVFIASVIALQAFFFIQILAWQWVNPSVTAFQLAERHRLCGWSTPYIHSCEIKREWIEFKKIPKHLKRAITISEDSDFYRHPGFEPQAMKDAWDRNQKNNKHLRGGSTITQQLAKNLFLSGEKNYVRKGQEFIITGMLELVLSKDRIFEIYLNSVEWGEGVFGVAAASQHYFAVKPDQLSVEEAASLASALPAPKCYDKVKYCSKARVNFPARIDFILERMNK; the protein is encoded by the coding sequence ATGAAATATTTGCGTTATTTCATCATTGTTTTTATTGCCAGTGTTATTGCTTTACAAGCTTTTTTCTTTATACAGATTCTTGCTTGGCAATGGGTCAATCCCAGTGTCACAGCATTCCAATTAGCCGAGCGTCATCGCTTATGTGGTTGGAGCACTCCTTATATCCATTCTTGTGAAATTAAACGAGAGTGGATTGAGTTTAAAAAAATACCCAAGCATTTAAAGCGTGCGATCACCATCAGTGAAGACAGTGATTTTTACCGTCATCCTGGTTTTGAGCCGCAAGCGATGAAAGATGCTTGGGATCGAAATCAAAAAAATAACAAACATTTAAGAGGTGGTTCAACCATCACGCAGCAACTGGCAAAAAACTTGTTCTTGTCTGGCGAGAAAAATTATGTGCGCAAAGGGCAAGAGTTCATCATCACCGGCATGTTGGAGTTGGTTTTATCCAAAGATCGTATTTTTGAGATTTATCTCAACAGTGTTGAGTGGGGTGAAGGGGTGTTTGGTGTTGCTGCAGCTTCGCAACATTATTTTGCAGTCAAGCCTGATCAGCTCAGTGTTGAGGAGGCGGCATCATTGGCTTCCGCTTTGCCGGCGCCTAAGTGTTATGACAAGGTGAAATATTGCAGTAAAGCCAGAGTGAATTTTCCGGCAAGGATTGATTTCATTTTAGAAAGAATGAATAAGTGA
- a CDS encoding CinA family protein: MNTPQNIDLHEITQDLARVLIKNNWHLSTAESCTGGMVAASITELTGSSEWFERGYVTYSNQSKSEDIDVSQNLIEQHGAVSDQVARAMALGAKQNSCSDLSLSITGIAGPTGGSPEKPIGTVCFAWALANDQIVSETKHFEGNRQQIRQQACDFSLRKLLSLVVA, translated from the coding sequence TTGAATACCCCACAGAACATTGATCTTCATGAGATCACTCAAGATTTAGCAAGGGTGCTCATAAAAAATAACTGGCATCTCAGCACTGCTGAATCTTGCACAGGCGGCATGGTGGCCGCCAGCATCACCGAGTTGACAGGATCCAGTGAGTGGTTTGAGCGTGGCTATGTCACTTATAGCAATCAATCCAAATCTGAAGACATTGATGTGTCACAAAACTTGATTGAGCAGCATGGTGCAGTGAGCGATCAAGTGGCGCGCGCCATGGCTCTTGGTGCCAAACAAAACAGCTGCTCCGATCTTTCTCTTTCCATCACAGGGATTGCAGGTCCTACCGGTGGCAGTCCAGAAAAACCAATCGGCACCGTTTGTTTTGCATGGGCTTTAGCCAATGATCAGATAGTCAGCGAAACAAAACACTTTGAAGGCAATCGTCAGCAGATACGTCAGCAAGCTTGCGATTTTTCTTTGAGAAAACTTCTGAGCTTAGTTGTTGCCTAG
- a CDS encoding phosphatidylglycerophosphatase A, giving the protein MNIQPQRTWIWSRPERALAFGFGSGLSFRAPGTVGTLYAWAFYLLFEILFSTHTIAWIIAIGAIAGIWICGKVGEELGVPDHGGIVWDEFIAFWLILFMIMPTDIWGQLGAFLLFRFFDAVKPGPIKTIDRYFKTWQPKVERLDQPKKIPSWVVRGFGVMIDDIAAAIATLLVIAIWVRVF; this is encoded by the coding sequence ATGAATATTCAACCGCAACGCACTTGGATTTGGTCTAGACCGGAGCGTGCTTTAGCTTTTGGGTTTGGCTCAGGCCTCTCCTTCAGAGCCCCTGGAACAGTCGGCACTCTCTACGCTTGGGCATTCTATTTATTATTTGAAATTCTTTTTTCGACTCACACGATTGCATGGATCATTGCCATTGGTGCGATTGCCGGCATCTGGATTTGCGGCAAGGTCGGCGAAGAATTAGGTGTGCCTGATCACGGCGGCATTGTCTGGGATGAGTTCATTGCTTTCTGGTTGATTCTGTTCATGATCATGCCAACAGATATTTGGGGTCAACTAGGCGCATTTCTGTTATTTCGATTTTTTGATGCGGTCAAACCAGGCCCGATCAAAACGATTGATCGTTATTTCAAAACATGGCAACCCAAGGTTGAACGCTTAGATCAACCTAAAAAAATACCTTCTTGGGTGGTGCGTGGTTTTGGCGTGATGATTGATGACATCGCGGCAGCCATCGCCACACTGTTGGTGATTGCCATTTGGGTAAGAGTATTTTGA
- the pyrF gene encoding orotidine-5'-phosphate decarboxylase has protein sequence MKNRPLFTEQLAHAWSSQDSMLCVGLDPDPKQFPASIKGKGGAILAFCREIVDATADLVCAFKPQIAYFAAHGAEDQLAQLIDHIHHQHPQVPVILDSKRGDIGSTAQQYAIEAFDRYQADAVTVNPYMGFDSVEPYLKYTNKGVIVLCRTSNPGGSDLQFLEVNEKGQADKELLYQRVARLASSQWNKTGQLGLVVGATFPEEIAKVREIVGEMPLLIPGIGAQGGDIPATVQAGTIANAPGTGMIINSSRAILYASQDGNFADAARQAAIATRDALRQAK, from the coding sequence ATGAAAAACCGTCCTTTATTCACCGAACAACTGGCCCATGCTTGGTCTAGCCAAGACAGCATGCTGTGCGTTGGACTCGACCCAGATCCAAAACAGTTTCCCGCTTCAATCAAGGGCAAAGGTGGCGCTATTTTGGCTTTCTGTCGAGAAATCGTTGATGCCACTGCCGATTTGGTTTGCGCATTCAAACCCCAAATCGCTTACTTTGCAGCCCATGGTGCAGAAGATCAGTTGGCACAGCTGATTGATCACATTCATCATCAACACCCACAAGTGCCAGTGATCCTAGATTCCAAGCGTGGCGACATTGGCAGCACGGCGCAGCAATATGCCATCGAAGCATTCGATCGCTATCAAGCAGATGCTGTGACAGTGAACCCCTATATGGGCTTTGATTCTGTAGAACCCTATTTGAAATACACCAACAAAGGTGTGATTGTTTTGTGTCGCACCTCCAATCCAGGTGGCTCAGATTTGCAGTTTTTAGAAGTTAATGAAAAAGGTCAAGCTGACAAAGAGTTGCTCTACCAACGCGTGGCTCGCTTGGCCAGCAGTCAGTGGAATAAAACCGGACAATTAGGTTTGGTGGTCGGAGCCACCTTCCCAGAAGAAATTGCCAAAGTACGTGAGATTGTTGGCGAGATGCCACTACTCATTCCTGGCATCGGTGCTCAAGGTGGCGATATTCCTGCAACGGTTCAAGCAGGCACGATCGCAAACGCTCCTGGCACAGGCATGATCATTAATTCTTCAAGAGCCATTCTGTATGCGAGTCAAGATGGAAACTTTGCAGATGCTGCAAGACAAGCTGCCATCGCCACACGCGATGCATTGCGACAAGCTAAATAA
- the corA gene encoding magnesium/cobalt transporter CorA — protein MINLFVLQKGRLAQEQVDDRQELLKHHNPIWIDVVDPEEEELQWIKEAFGVSLPELEDLGDLEASARYFEAEDGHLHIRTDFILDDDENPRNVRVAFVLTDNILFSIHEQDLPVFRLVRLRARLRPGSVRNAKDVLLDLYSTDAEYSADALEEVYENLEEAGKRVLTHDVTDSDAAGVLETIAKEEDLNGRIRRNVMDTRRALSFLMRSKLLSDEQQEEARQILRDIDSLENHTAFLFDKINFLMDATVGFININQNKIIKIFSVVSVALMPPTLLASVWGMNFEHMPELRSTIGYPMAIIVMLISSAIPLIYFRKKGWMK, from the coding sequence ATGATCAACCTATTCGTATTACAAAAAGGTCGCCTAGCCCAGGAGCAGGTGGATGACCGTCAAGAACTCCTAAAGCACCATAACCCTATTTGGATTGATGTTGTTGACCCTGAAGAGGAAGAGCTTCAGTGGATCAAAGAAGCCTTTGGCGTCTCCCTGCCCGAACTAGAAGATCTAGGCGATTTAGAAGCATCCGCTCGTTATTTCGAAGCGGAAGACGGCCATTTGCACATCCGCACGGATTTCATTTTGGATGATGATGAAAACCCACGCAACGTGCGAGTCGCTTTTGTTCTGACTGACAATATTTTGTTCTCGATTCATGAACAAGATTTACCTGTGTTCCGCTTGGTTCGCTTGCGCGCTCGTTTGCGCCCGGGCTCAGTGAGAAACGCTAAAGATGTTTTATTGGATTTGTACTCAACAGATGCTGAGTATTCTGCGGATGCTTTGGAAGAGGTTTATGAAAACCTTGAAGAGGCAGGTAAGCGCGTGTTAACCCACGACGTGACCGACAGTGATGCTGCTGGTGTTTTGGAAACAATTGCCAAAGAAGAAGATTTGAACGGCCGCATTCGTCGCAATGTGATGGACACGCGCCGCGCCTTGTCATTCTTGATGCGCAGCAAGTTGTTATCTGATGAGCAACAGGAAGAAGCTCGTCAGATTTTGCGAGACATTGACTCATTAGAAAACCACACGGCTTTCTTGTTCGACAAGATCAACTTCTTGATGGATGCCACCGTTGGTTTTATTAACATCAATCAGAATAAGATCATCAAGATCTTCTCCGTGGTATCGGTTGCTTTGATGCCGCCAACCCTATTGGCCAGCGTTTGGGGTATGAACTTCGAACACATGCCTGAATTGCGTTCGACCATTGGCTACCCAATGGCCATCATCGTGATGTTGATTTCATCAGCCATTCCTTTGATTTACTTCCGCAAAAAAGGTTGGATGAAGTAA
- the thiL gene encoding thiamine-phosphate kinase, which translates to MGQEQSQTRTSPSSSTPGEFDLIERFFKQRSVNHPNSGIALGIGDDCALINPSNHQQIAISTDMLVEGRHFLVGADPYLLGRKCLAVNLSDLAAMGASPLGFTLAIAMPEVKVDWLESFSNGLWDMANEHDCQLIGGDTTAGPLTISITIFGQVPKDQSLSRNKAHVGDDIWVSHEVGDARLSLGALRQEWSLSTEEFAEVSQRMHNPTPRTELGQSLLGIAHAAIDISDGLLGDLSHILRQSSVSADILIDQVPGSKILNGKSIELQRLCQLTGGDDYELCFTAAKEKSAQIEELASRLGLALTKIGSITERTERLVRLIDGNNQELSSSLSEQYLKSFDHFK; encoded by the coding sequence ATGGGTCAAGAACAATCTCAAACACGCACATCCCCCTCCAGCAGCACGCCGGGAGAGTTTGATTTGATCGAGCGCTTTTTTAAACAGCGCTCAGTCAACCATCCAAACTCAGGGATAGCATTGGGCATTGGCGATGATTGCGCATTGATCAACCCCAGCAATCATCAACAAATCGCGATCAGCACGGATATGTTGGTTGAGGGCCGCCATTTCTTAGTGGGTGCAGACCCCTATCTGCTTGGACGCAAATGCTTGGCAGTTAACTTATCGGATCTTGCCGCCATGGGCGCAAGCCCCCTTGGATTTACCCTGGCGATTGCCATGCCAGAAGTCAAAGTTGACTGGCTAGAGTCTTTTTCTAATGGCCTGTGGGACATGGCCAATGAACATGATTGTCAATTGATTGGTGGAGACACCACCGCAGGACCACTCACCATCAGCATCACGATTTTTGGTCAAGTGCCGAAAGATCAATCTTTGAGCCGAAATAAAGCTCATGTCGGCGACGATATTTGGGTCTCCCATGAAGTGGGTGATGCCAGACTGAGTCTTGGCGCTTTGCGTCAAGAGTGGTCTTTATCTACTGAAGAGTTTGCAGAAGTCAGTCAGCGCATGCACAACCCGACCCCCAGAACAGAACTCGGGCAAAGCTTGCTTGGTATTGCTCATGCAGCGATTGATATTTCTGATGGATTGCTGGGTGATTTAAGTCACATCTTGCGTCAATCATCGGTCAGCGCAGATATTTTGATTGACCAGGTGCCAGGTTCGAAGATCCTCAATGGTAAATCCATTGAACTACAACGTTTATGTCAATTGACCGGCGGCGATGACTATGAATTGTGTTTCACGGCAGCCAAAGAAAAATCTGCGCAAATAGAAGAATTAGCTTCACGCCTAGGTCTTGCATTGACTAAGATTGGATCGATCACCGAGCGAACTGAAAGATTGGTCCGACTGATCGATGGTAATAATCAAGAACTCTCGAGTTCGCTGAGCGAGCAATACTTAAAGTCTTTTGATCACTTTAAGTAA
- a CDS encoding NADP-dependent malic enzyme, with the protein MTTADNKKSSSDQQKEALRKAALEYHEFPTPGKIAVTPTKQLTNQRDLALAYSPGVAAACEEIVKDPSNAFRYTSRGNLVGVVTNGTAVLGLGDIGPLASKPVMEGKGVLFKKFAGIDVFDIEINEKDPDKLIEIIASMEPTFGGINLEDIKAPDCFYIERKLRERMKIPVFHDDQHGTAIVVGAAIMNGLKVVGKDIKKVKLVTSGAGAAALACLDLLVDLGMPIENIWVTDLAGVVYKGRKELMDPDKDPFAKETNQRTLAEVIEKADVFLGLSAGGVLKPEMVAKMAVKPLVFALANPTPEILPEEVKAVRDDAIIATGRTDYPNQVNNVLCFPFIFRGALDVGATTITREMEIAAVTAVAELAQVEQSDVVASAYGASNLSFGPEYLIPKPFDPRLIAIIAPAVAKAAMDSGVATRPIKDFAAYKDQLQQFVYHSGTIMKPLFSVAKKVPMGNKRIVFSEGEDERVLRAVQVLIDEKIANPILIGRPAVITRRIERFGLRMTPGVDIEICNPEQDDRYRDYWQSYHRMTERKGVTESYARLEVRRRNTLIGSLMVQKGEADGLICGTIGQTGAHLHYIDQVIGHEAGAKTYGAMNALVLPGRQVFLVDTHINIDPSAEQLAELTILAAKELRALGIEPKVALLSHSNFGSSDAPSAIKMRDTLTILREKAPELKVDGEMHGDCALDESIRKSIMPESTLNGDANLLVLPNIDAANISYNLLKTAAGNGIAIGPILLGAAKPVHILTPSATPRRIVNMTTLAVVEAAQQK; encoded by the coding sequence ATGACAACAGCTGACAATAAAAAAAGTTCTAGTGATCAACAAAAAGAAGCGCTTCGCAAAGCCGCTCTTGAGTACCACGAGTTTCCAACACCGGGCAAGATTGCCGTTACACCCACCAAACAGTTGACCAATCAACGTGACTTGGCTTTGGCTTATTCCCCAGGTGTTGCAGCGGCTTGTGAAGAAATCGTTAAAGATCCTAGCAATGCGTTTCGTTACACATCCCGTGGCAACCTCGTGGGTGTGGTGACCAACGGTACAGCTGTTTTAGGTTTGGGTGATATTGGTCCTTTAGCCAGTAAGCCTGTGATGGAAGGTAAGGGCGTGCTCTTTAAGAAGTTCGCCGGCATTGATGTATTCGATATTGAAATCAATGAAAAAGATCCTGATAAGTTAATTGAAATCATTGCCTCGATGGAGCCAACTTTTGGCGGTATCAATCTAGAGGACATCAAGGCTCCGGATTGTTTCTACATTGAGCGCAAGTTGCGTGAGCGCATGAAGATTCCAGTCTTCCATGATGACCAACACGGCACAGCGATCGTGGTGGGTGCGGCGATCATGAACGGTTTAAAAGTCGTTGGTAAAGACATTAAAAAAGTGAAGTTGGTGACTTCAGGTGCTGGTGCTGCGGCCTTGGCATGTTTGGATTTATTGGTTGACTTGGGTATGCCCATCGAGAATATTTGGGTGACTGACTTGGCGGGCGTGGTTTACAAAGGCCGCAAAGAGTTGATGGACCCAGATAAAGATCCATTTGCGAAAGAAACCAATCAGCGCACTTTGGCTGAAGTGATTGAAAAAGCGGACGTATTTTTAGGTTTGTCTGCAGGCGGTGTTCTAAAGCCTGAGATGGTGGCAAAGATGGCAGTAAAGCCTTTGGTTTTTGCTTTGGCCAATCCAACGCCTGAAATTTTGCCGGAAGAAGTGAAGGCTGTGCGTGATGATGCAATCATCGCAACTGGTCGCACGGACTATCCGAATCAAGTGAATAACGTTTTGTGCTTCCCGTTTATTTTCCGTGGTGCTTTGGATGTTGGTGCAACCACCATCACCCGTGAAATGGAAATTGCCGCCGTGACTGCGGTTGCTGAGTTGGCTCAAGTAGAGCAAAGCGATGTGGTTGCTTCTGCTTATGGCGCAAGCAATTTATCGTTTGGCCCAGAGTATTTGATTCCAAAACCATTTGATCCTCGTTTGATCGCCATCATTGCCCCAGCGGTAGCAAAAGCTGCGATGGATTCTGGTGTGGCTACACGCCCAATCAAAGATTTCGCGGCCTACAAAGATCAGTTGCAGCAGTTCGTGTACCACTCTGGCACGATCATGAAGCCTTTGTTCTCTGTTGCCAAAAAAGTTCCAATGGGCAATAAGCGCATTGTTTTCTCTGAAGGTGAAGATGAGCGCGTATTGAGAGCGGTTCAAGTGTTGATCGATGAGAAGATTGCCAATCCAATTTTGATTGGTCGTCCGGCAGTGATCACACGTCGCATCGAACGTTTTGGTTTGAGAATGACCCCTGGCGTTGATATTGAGATTTGTAACCCTGAGCAAGATGATCGCTATCGCGATTACTGGCAAAGCTATCACCGCATGACTGAGCGCAAAGGTGTGACAGAGTCATACGCTCGTTTAGAAGTGCGTCGTCGCAATACTTTGATTGGTTCTTTGATGGTTCAAAAAGGTGAAGCAGATGGATTGATCTGCGGCACGATTGGACAAACAGGTGCGCACTTGCACTACATCGATCAAGTGATTGGTCATGAAGCTGGTGCCAAGACTTACGGTGCCATGAATGCTTTGGTATTACCAGGTCGCCAAGTTTTCTTGGTTGATACGCACATCAATATTGATCCAAGTGCAGAGCAGTTAGCAGAGTTGACGATTTTGGCGGCTAAAGAGTTGCGTGCTTTAGGTATTGAACCAAAAGTAGCTTTGTTGTCACACTCTAATTTTGGTTCTAGTGATGCGCCATCAGCCATCAAGATGCGCGACACCTTGACGATTTTGCGTGAAAAAGCACCTGAGCTAAAAGTGGATGGTGAAATGCACGGTGATTGTGCTTTGGATGAATCAATCCGCAAATCAATCATGCCGGAGTCGACATTGAATGGCGATGCCAATTTATTGGTCTTGCCAAACATCGATGCTGCCAATATTTCTTATAACTTATTGAAAACTGCGGCAGGTAACGGTATTGCGATTGGCCCAATTTTGTTGGGTGCAGCAAAACCGGTGCATATTTTGACGCCATCTGCCACTCCACGCCGAATTGTGAACATGACAACCTTGGCAGTTGTAGAGGCAGCGCAGCAGAAATAA
- a CDS encoding barstar family protein, translating to MTTNISENNLYGQPALANLSSSVANTQPSGPKTAPTWRTALAAREAGPTAALRAVRTNIVQSIRAFRTADLMEAAEELGNHFIYANATEAITKSEVLDRIAKGFYFPRQQAKNFDNLLDSLTTLIDRSGPQPGFVIVLEGLPCTHKFDKEARETLLDVFRDAVEFWADRRVSCRVFYSFA from the coding sequence ATGACGACGAATATTTCAGAAAACAATCTTTACGGCCAGCCTGCTCTGGCCAATCTGAGCTCGTCTGTTGCTAATACACAGCCCTCAGGGCCAAAAACTGCGCCTACTTGGCGCACTGCCCTTGCCGCACGCGAAGCAGGCCCTACAGCCGCTTTACGCGCTGTACGCACCAATATTGTTCAATCGATTCGTGCATTTAGAACTGCTGACTTGATGGAAGCCGCGGAAGAACTGGGTAATCATTTCATTTATGCCAATGCAACCGAGGCCATCACCAAGTCAGAAGTCTTGGATCGAATTGCCAAGGGTTTTTATTTCCCAAGACAGCAGGCAAAAAATTTCGACAACTTATTGGATTCATTGACAACTTTGATTGACCGTTCTGGACCGCAGCCTGGTTTCGTGATCGTTCTTGAAGGTTTGCCATGTACTCATAAGTTTGACAAAGAAGCGCGTGAAACTCTTTTAGATGTTTTCAGAGACGCCGTTGAGTTCTGGGCTGATCGTCGCGTATCTTGCAGAGTTTTTTACTCGTTCGCGTGA
- a CDS encoding 16S rRNA (uracil(1498)-N(3))-methyltransferase: protein MSHFYLPGPWPKPGVDISDEMILDVKLAHHLRVRRIDSGETFQVFDGKGLTANACLVAMDKKTAVVRLSEISENRRTETKSPITLAQGMASSDKMDWLIEKSVELGISSVIPLHTERSVVRLDGERAAKKGIHWEGILVAASEQSGRTVIPQLAPVQNLPLWLASLNPHDQALRIMLSPRADQAMLSVLKRCTPQALTLLIGPEGGLSESEEEQAKRAGFIPVSMGQRILRTETAGIVALAAIHTIWNQF, encoded by the coding sequence ATGTCTCATTTTTATCTTCCTGGCCCTTGGCCAAAACCTGGCGTCGACATCAGCGATGAAATGATCCTGGATGTCAAATTAGCCCATCATTTGCGGGTTCGTAGAATTGACTCAGGCGAAACATTCCAAGTCTTTGATGGCAAAGGCTTAACGGCTAATGCTTGCTTGGTGGCCATGGATAAAAAGACCGCGGTTGTCCGTCTTTCTGAGATTTCAGAAAATCGCCGCACCGAGACAAAATCCCCCATCACCTTGGCCCAAGGCATGGCCAGCAGCGACAAAATGGACTGGCTCATTGAAAAGTCAGTCGAACTGGGCATTTCTTCTGTGATTCCATTGCACACCGAGCGCTCAGTGGTGAGACTCGATGGCGAACGTGCTGCCAAAAAAGGCATCCACTGGGAAGGCATTCTGGTGGCCGCCTCAGAACAATCAGGCAGAACAGTGATTCCCCAGCTGGCACCAGTACAAAATTTACCCCTGTGGTTGGCCAGTCTTAATCCACATGATCAAGCCTTGCGCATCATGCTGTCACCTCGCGCTGATCAAGCGATGCTCAGTGTTTTAAAGCGTTGCACGCCTCAAGCCCTGACCTTGTTGATTGGTCCTGAAGGTGGTTTGAGTGAGTCAGAAGAAGAGCAAGCCAAACGAGCGGGCTTCATTCCGGTATCTATGGGGCAACGCATTCTGAGAACTGAAACGGCTGGCATTGTGGCCTTGGCAGCAATCCACACGATTTGGAATCAGTTTTAA